A stretch of the uncultured Desulfobacter sp. genome encodes the following:
- a CDS encoding APC family permease, whose translation MDNLKRSLGFWACLSVSMGLVVASSTLVTLGQGMGIAGPGFVIAMVAAWVLQHFSAQSFAELACLMPNAGGIRSYTQVALGPLLAMVATIAGLGIIGLTEVANPSLHHLAQMDFNPMGWSVLSLTALAIWLYIGIEFVTPMAQEIQQPEKHIPRAMSLGLLIIFVINLLYGLTCIKYVPLGDLAESLSPHILVAQAVLGKPGLVIISIVSLFATASTVNTVIAVVPRMLYSMALNGELPAVFGKLHPRFKTPWIGILAMSGGIGCFYFGGIANAGNIMVYLLAAVSSWLLCYIVAHIDVIVLRLRYPQLKRPYKSPFFPLPQILGALGMMASFINIFPDPEIRNTIMRWSCLFIGISIVYSALWLKFVLNQKLFKPAPLEPVLKYMEMEEPVQSKKEVGVAFGS comes from the coding sequence ATGGACAACTTAAAAAGATCGCTTGGCTTCTGGGCCTGTCTTTCGGTCAGCATGGGGCTGGTCGTAGCGTCCAGTACGCTGGTAACTCTGGGCCAGGGCATGGGAATTGCCGGCCCCGGGTTTGTTATCGCCATGGTTGCAGCCTGGGTGTTGCAGCATTTTTCGGCACAAAGTTTTGCGGAACTTGCCTGCCTGATGCCCAATGCCGGAGGTATCCGGTCCTACACTCAGGTTGCCCTGGGCCCGCTGTTGGCAATGGTGGCCACCATTGCAGGATTGGGTATTATCGGGCTCACCGAGGTTGCAAACCCGTCATTGCATCATCTTGCACAAATGGACTTCAATCCCATGGGATGGAGTGTGCTCAGCCTTACTGCACTGGCCATATGGCTGTATATCGGTATCGAATTCGTAACACCCATGGCCCAGGAAATCCAGCAACCGGAAAAGCATATTCCCCGGGCCATGAGCCTTGGTCTGCTGATCATTTTTGTTATAAACCTGTTGTACGGGCTTACCTGCATTAAATATGTGCCGCTGGGAGATTTGGCAGAGTCGCTGAGCCCTCATATACTGGTGGCCCAGGCAGTTTTGGGCAAACCCGGCCTGGTGATTATTTCAATTGTAAGTCTTTTTGCAACCGCCAGCACCGTAAATACCGTTATTGCCGTGGTCCCCCGGATGCTTTACAGCATGGCTTTAAACGGAGAGCTTCCTGCCGTTTTCGGCAAACTGCATCCCCGTTTCAAGACTCCTTGGATCGGGATACTGGCCATGTCAGGGGGCATTGGTTGTTTTTATTTTGGCGGTATCGCCAATGCAGGCAATATCATGGTCTATCTGCTTGCCGCAGTGTCCTCCTGGCTGCTTTGCTATATCGTCGCCCATATTGATGTGATTGTGCTTAGGCTTCGGTATCCCCAACTCAAACGCCCCTACAAATCCCCGTTTTTTCCTTTGCCGCAGATCTTGGGTGCTTTAGGGATGATGGCGTCTTTTATAAACATCTTCCCTGACCCGGAAATCAGAAATACCATCATGCGCTGGTCCTGTCTGTTTATCGGCATATCAATTGTTTATTCAGCGCTATGGCTCAAATTTGTACTGAATCAAAAGTTATTTAAACCGGCCCCCCTTGAACCGGTCCTCAAGTATATGGAAATGGAAGAACCTGTTCAAAGCAAAAAAGAAGTTGGCGTGGCTTTCGGGAGCTGA
- a CDS encoding helix-turn-helix domain-containing protein, producing MNNSFYLPEQPFFKLSTRQFVSRIGSSSGLLAQYYSFKVPSNDDRAIVAVPDGTIDILFHCSDSAPTASVCGSVKKGKQIEFKKGSLYFGARFLPGTAKQILKSPLSKFTDREILLDDIQSNSDEFVELICGAGSFYERISLFEKYYTHCNNDKDCTPSLISFLLKKINASCGEIRVQALAEETGYSTRHVSNVFKKYVGISPKLFSRIVRFQRSFSLLRLQKKVTFADLAQDAGYYDQAHFINEFKEFSMNTPTQIIHGSFC from the coding sequence ATGAACAATTCCTTTTATCTACCGGAACAGCCCTTTTTTAAATTGTCCACCAGACAGTTTGTCTCACGTATTGGTTCTTCATCCGGCCTGCTGGCACAGTACTACAGTTTTAAAGTCCCATCCAATGATGACCGTGCCATCGTGGCGGTACCGGACGGAACCATCGACATTCTTTTCCATTGCTCCGATTCGGCACCTACGGCGTCGGTGTGCGGGTCGGTCAAAAAAGGCAAACAGATTGAGTTTAAAAAGGGCAGTCTTTATTTTGGCGCAAGATTTTTACCGGGCACAGCAAAACAAATTTTAAAAAGTCCGCTCTCTAAATTTACAGACCGGGAAATCCTGCTTGACGATATCCAAAGCAACTCAGACGAGTTTGTGGAATTGATCTGTGGCGCCGGATCTTTTTATGAAAGGATCTCCCTGTTTGAAAAATATTATACGCATTGCAACAACGATAAGGATTGCACCCCGTCGCTGATCTCATTTCTTCTAAAAAAAATAAATGCCTCCTGCGGAGAAATTAGGGTTCAGGCACTGGCCGAAGAAACAGGATACTCCACGAGACATGTCAGCAATGTTTTTAAAAAATATGTGGGGATTTCTCCCAAGCTCTTTTCCAGAATTGTGCGTTTCCAGAGAAGTTTCAGCTTGCTCAGATTACAAAAAAAAGTGACGTTTGCTGATCTTGCCCAGGATGCCGGTTATTATGACCAGGCCCATTTTATCAATGAATTTAAAGAGTTCTCCATGAACACTCCAACCCAGATCATTCACGGCAGTTTTTGTTAA
- a CDS encoding tyramine oxidase subunit B codes for MTFPKIDFLYLSEADMVKAGVTEMAGCVDAMETMFKLLKVGDFRMGGPNSNSHGVMMTFPENSTFPNMPTDGPDRRFMAMPAYLGGEFDMVGMKWYGSNTENRQKGLPRSILMFTLNDKDTGAPLAYMSANLLSAYRTGAVPGVGFRHFAKKDSSVVGIVGPGVMSKTAFDAIMAERPGIKTVKIKGRGKKSMDDFIAYLNQKYPSIEKVEPVADIEQAAKDADILFVGTSSPTGDISEYPYINEAWLKPGAVICCPAAARFDDDFILNRARSVADWINLYEAWAEEMPYPAYETIPIPAVRCMDLIADGKMEKSQVDDLGDILTGKVPARRDEDEIIIYSVGGLPVEDVAWGTTIYRNALEKGVGTKLNLWDTPELA; via the coding sequence ATGACATTTCCCAAAATCGATTTTCTTTATCTTAGCGAAGCAGATATGGTCAAGGCCGGTGTAACCGAGATGGCAGGCTGCGTGGACGCCATGGAAACCATGTTCAAATTGCTTAAGGTCGGTGATTTCCGGATGGGCGGCCCCAACAGCAATTCCCATGGCGTGATGATGACTTTTCCGGAAAATTCTACGTTTCCAAACATGCCCACTGACGGCCCGGACAGGCGTTTTATGGCCATGCCGGCCTATCTTGGGGGTGAATTTGATATGGTTGGGATGAAATGGTACGGGTCAAACACGGAAAATCGTCAAAAAGGACTTCCCCGCTCGATCTTGATGTTCACCCTCAATGACAAGGATACCGGCGCCCCCCTGGCCTATATGTCGGCAAACTTGCTTAGTGCATATCGGACCGGTGCAGTGCCCGGTGTGGGATTCAGGCATTTTGCCAAAAAAGATTCAAGTGTTGTGGGCATTGTGGGACCGGGAGTGATGAGTAAAACAGCCTTTGATGCCATCATGGCGGAACGTCCGGGGATCAAAACAGTAAAGATCAAAGGCAGGGGCAAAAAATCCATGGACGACTTTATTGCTTATCTGAACCAAAAGTACCCGTCCATAGAAAAGGTTGAGCCGGTTGCCGATATCGAGCAGGCTGCCAAGGACGCGGATATTCTTTTTGTGGGCACATCCTCTCCCACAGGCGACATCAGCGAATACCCCTACATTAATGAAGCGTGGCTGAAACCGGGAGCGGTGATATGCTGTCCTGCTGCCGCCCGCTTTGACGATGACTTCATCCTCAACCGGGCAAGAAGCGTGGCCGACTGGATCAACCTCTATGAAGCCTGGGCCGAGGAGATGCCCTATCCGGCCTATGAAACCATCCCCATTCCTGCCGTACGCTGTATGGATCTGATTGCTGATGGAAAAATGGAAAAAAGCCAGGTCGATGATCTGGGTGACATTCTCACCGGAAAGGTGCCGGCCCGAAGAGATGAAGATGAGATTATTATTTACTCAGTGGGTGGACTGCCTGTGGAAGATGTGGCTTGGGGGACTACCATATATCGAAATGCCCTGGAAAAGGGAGTCGGCACTAAGCTGAATCTTTGGGACACGCCTGAGCTTGCCTGA
- a CDS encoding (2Fe-2S)-binding protein — translation MFKRLHDNRPGVDRVTITFEGEPLEVPATETVIAAVMASGAGYNRTSPISGAHRAAYCHMGVCHECLMEIDGVPNQQACKIQVRDGMVVKRQYGTKEPVNG, via the coding sequence ATGTTTAAAAGATTGCATGATAACAGACCCGGAGTGGATCGGGTGACAATTACCTTTGAAGGCGAGCCGTTGGAAGTTCCGGCAACTGAAACCGTTATAGCGGCTGTTATGGCCTCTGGGGCCGGTTATAACCGGACCTCGCCAATCAGTGGCGCACACCGTGCGGCGTACTGTCATATGGGTGTCTGCCATGAATGCCTCATGGAGATTGACGGCGTTCCAAATCAGCAAGCCTGCAAGATCCAAGTACGCGACGGTATGGTTGTGAAGCGACAGTATGGTACAAAGGAGCCGGTCAATGGATAA
- a CDS encoding NAD(P)/FAD-dependent oxidoreductase has translation MDKRYDLVIVGAGPGGLAAAVTADKLSLSTLVVDEQPEPGGQLYRSIERSLPENADTLGKDYLAGKQLVESFRASGVTYLPNNIVWNIDNAFNVDLISEGIPQRVLGRRILFSVGAQERPVPIPNWTLPGVMGAAAADILFKSADMVPEGPVVLAGSGPLLLLVAWHLVDNGVNISAMVETAGLKDYFKAMAYLPGALCQSSYLLKGLQMRMKVKRAGVPLYIGCRDLAVFGEKQAEGLAFTCRGKQLKVPAATVLLHEGVVPNLCFTRLLNCEHEWYAPQRYWRPVIDRWGRTSVPGVSVAGDAGGINGGAAAQIVGHLAAIDAACGLEVFTEAERDRLAQPYLKTAHREKLIRPFIDHLFPPSRQALAPPDDETLVCRCEELTAGQIRDAIAKGARHPAQVKGQTRAGMGPCQGRMCGATIAEIIAESCALDIKEVGTLRVRPPLQPLSIEQLANLELGEER, from the coding sequence ATGGATAAGCGCTACGATTTGGTTATTGTTGGTGCCGGCCCCGGCGGTCTTGCGGCGGCAGTCACTGCCGATAAACTAAGCCTATCTACTTTGGTGGTGGATGAACAGCCGGAACCCGGTGGACAGCTCTATCGTTCAATAGAGCGCAGCCTTCCTGAAAATGCTGATACGCTTGGCAAGGACTATCTTGCCGGCAAGCAACTGGTCGAGTCATTTCGTGCATCCGGTGTCACCTACCTGCCCAATAACATTGTCTGGAATATCGATAACGCGTTCAATGTTGACTTGATATCCGAAGGGATACCCCAGCGGGTGCTCGGCCGCCGGATTTTGTTCAGCGTCGGGGCCCAAGAGCGGCCGGTGCCGATTCCCAATTGGACGCTTCCCGGGGTGATGGGCGCCGCAGCTGCGGACATCCTGTTCAAGTCAGCAGATATGGTTCCCGAAGGCCCGGTTGTCCTGGCGGGCAGCGGGCCGCTGTTGTTGCTGGTTGCCTGGCACCTGGTTGATAACGGTGTTAATATTTCTGCGATGGTGGAAACGGCCGGCTTAAAGGATTACTTCAAAGCAATGGCCTACCTGCCCGGGGCATTATGCCAAAGCAGCTATCTTCTCAAAGGGCTGCAGATGAGAATGAAGGTGAAACGTGCAGGCGTGCCACTTTACATCGGTTGTCGCGACCTGGCCGTGTTCGGTGAGAAGCAGGCAGAAGGGTTGGCATTTACCTGCCGCGGCAAGCAGCTAAAAGTGCCTGCGGCAACGGTCCTGCTGCATGAAGGGGTGGTGCCGAACCTGTGTTTTACCCGTTTGCTCAACTGTGAACACGAATGGTACGCCCCGCAGCGTTACTGGCGGCCGGTGATCGATCGCTGGGGGCGAACGAGCGTGCCGGGTGTTTCGGTGGCTGGAGATGCCGGTGGCATCAACGGAGGGGCAGCGGCACAAATTGTCGGCCATCTTGCCGCCATTGACGCCGCCTGCGGGCTGGAGGTGTTCACCGAGGCAGAGCGTGATCGTCTGGCCCAGCCGTATCTGAAAACCGCACATCGGGAAAAGTTGATCCGTCCCTTTATCGACCACCTCTTTCCACCGAGCCGGCAGGCTCTGGCTCCACCCGACGATGAGACACTTGTCTGCCGCTGTGAAGAGTTGACCGCAGGTCAGATCCGTGACGCAATCGCTAAAGGGGCACGCCATCCAGCCCAGGTTAAAGGCCAGACGCGTGCCGGGATGGGCCCCTGTCAGGGAAGAATGTGCGGCGCGACAATTGCCGAAATTATTGCCGAAAGTTGTGCGCTTGATATTAAAGAGGTCGGTACACTTCGGGTCAGACCGCCACTCCAACCTTTGAGTATTGAACAGTTGGCAAATCTGGAATTGGGAGAAGAACGTTGA
- a CDS encoding FAD-binding oxidoreductase — translation MKTNADVIIIGGGIIGCSTAYYLAKKGKTVIVLEKGNKIGYGGSGRNGGGVRQSGRDKRELPLAMYGVQNLWPHLSEELGTDVEYYQRGNLRLGKTDEHLKILQGLTDVAVSLGLDVKMISGEEVREICPHLSDEVIGASWCQSDGHANPLLTTLAFYNKANALGVRFLFEQSVLAIKKVAGRARTVVTTSGEFETEKIVLAAGYESQVIAKTCGVDVPVKKIALNTLITDAQPPMFYQMLGTAMADFYGHQTTHGSFIFGAGTPLDSDSITSAADHPPAGATAATCKGILGYIPALKHAKVVRSWVGFIDWCEDKVPVIDHVQEVPGLILGFGFSGHGFGISPCVGTVLSELACDETPSIDISELNYGRFSGS, via the coding sequence ATGAAGACAAATGCAGATGTGATCATCATAGGAGGCGGTATTATAGGTTGTTCGACCGCCTACTATTTAGCAAAAAAAGGCAAAACGGTCATCGTTCTGGAAAAAGGGAATAAAATCGGATATGGCGGATCAGGCCGAAACGGCGGTGGGGTGCGCCAGTCCGGCAGGGATAAAAGAGAGCTGCCTTTGGCCATGTATGGCGTGCAAAACCTCTGGCCGCATCTTTCCGAAGAGCTGGGAACGGATGTCGAATATTACCAGCGGGGGAATCTTCGGCTGGGTAAAACTGATGAACATCTTAAAATCCTGCAAGGACTCACCGATGTTGCGGTTTCCCTGGGCCTTGATGTGAAGATGATAAGCGGTGAAGAGGTTAGAGAAATTTGTCCGCACCTGTCTGATGAAGTGATCGGGGCAAGCTGGTGCCAAAGTGATGGTCATGCAAACCCGTTGCTCACAACGTTAGCATTTTATAACAAGGCCAATGCATTAGGTGTACGCTTTCTTTTTGAACAAAGTGTGCTGGCGATAAAAAAGGTTGCCGGCCGGGCGAGAACGGTCGTTACCACCAGCGGGGAGTTTGAAACAGAAAAAATTGTCCTGGCTGCCGGCTATGAAAGCCAAGTGATCGCTAAAACCTGCGGCGTAGACGTGCCTGTTAAGAAAATCGCACTGAATACCTTGATCACCGATGCACAGCCACCCATGTTTTATCAGATGCTCGGCACCGCCATGGCTGATTTTTACGGCCATCAAACCACCCATGGCTCCTTTATTTTCGGTGCGGGAACCCCGCTGGATTCCGACTCTATTACCAGTGCAGCAGACCATCCGCCGGCTGGCGCCACCGCAGCAACATGCAAAGGGATTTTAGGTTACATACCCGCCTTGAAACACGCAAAAGTGGTTCGCAGCTGGGTCGGTTTTATTGATTGGTGCGAGGATAAAGTTCCGGTAATCGACCATGTCCAAGAGGTCCCCGGTTTGATTCTGGGTTTTGGATTCTCCGGACACGGCTTCGGAATTTCTCCTTGCGTAGGCACTGTCCTGTCGGAACTGGCCTGCGACGAAACCCCTTCCATCGATATCAGTGAACTCAA